DNA sequence from the Parambassis ranga chromosome 1, fParRan2.1, whole genome shotgun sequence genome:
GACGTTTGCTTATTCCAAGCATTGAATTTGACTGAATGTCTCAAACACTACAACATCACTGGCCTAAAACAATCTAAGTGTTAGTTTTAGCAGATACCATCTCACATTTTACAGATAAAAGATAACAGAGGCAAAGTTCAAACTGAGAGTGCAAGTGAAGAGGATCTATAATGgaaggaggaaaacacaaagaagagcTCAGAAAATAAGAGAGGACTGTGGATGAGAGAGGTTAGCATCAGCCTGAAAAATGTGAAGCCTACTTTTAACCAGAACATAGACACATGTGTAACACATCTGTGTTCCCTCCCCTCCACGCTGTGTTTTCACCTACATTTTGAGTCTTCCTcgttctctcctctcatcctgtCATCTCtgccctctgctctccaccCACTCACTGTCCCTCTGGGGTCAGCCATATGCTGTGTACTGTACCTTCACATGATGATAatatgtgttactgtgtgtgttcctaAAGATCAGTAAGATCTGAGCAATGATAAAACATGTGAGCAGGGAGCTGAATGATCTTTGAATCAGATTTATTAACCCgtgtatttgttttcattttaaaataaacgtTTGGAGCTCTTAGCAGAGAACATGTTTCATTTCTTTGACATGACTGTGGTGCTACAGCTAGATCTGCATCATCTAACAGAGGGATGAAGGAGCAGCGTGTGGACGCTGTGTCTGAGGTAATGCTGATGAATCTGATCTGTCTTTCTACCATCTTCCACCAGCACCATCTATCTCACTTTGTTTTCCTCAGTGAACAGAGGCATCAGTGACCTGACACAACATTTGGattcagaacataaacacatttagaTCCAGATTTTTACCTCAGTAAAGGACCACCACAGTTACTGGATAACATATTTAAGGCCAGGTCAAACATGTTGGGCAGAATATGACAATATGTCTTCTTCGTCTCCCAAGCAACCTGATCATGGGAGACTCAGATCTCCCATGTAATTACAGCCCTATAGCCCCCACATACTGACCTCATTTTTCAAAAAACTAAATCCTAATTTTTCGCAATTTTCATTTTGCACAGAtaaaatgaagctcttagcacaagttcaatcaggaagactgtTGTCTTCATCATAGTTTAAAGCACGTCATTCAACAATTATCTgcctccctgatctctccctcttcacccctatctctctctctccctctctctctctccctctctctctctctctctctctctctctctctctcgctctcccccTCCTTAACCTCCCACTCTGGTCAGGTCATTAATAGAGAACAGTAACCAAGCTAAAGCTGAAGCTCAAAAAGTTCGCAACAAAGAATAGTACACGTTGTCTGGAAGGCTGGTACACTCGGAaaactcacaagacgaactggtaCCGTGTGAAGGGAAGACACacattatatacattatatttacTAAGGTAAAatgggagagacaatgagacacaggggAGACACATggaaggggaagacaagacacctgaaaggagagggagagcagcgACTACAAAATCAAACAGAAAGTAACAAAAtcaaactagaactaatacaacacaacaaaacaaaaaacaaaagccctggctcaagcTGAAACCCTGACACCAAAGCGGACTCATTCATAAGGCGTTGTTGATGTATGTAAAACAacatcattcacacacatttctgagaTTAATAACGACAAATCATTTACGTAGATGCACTTTTTCAGGCAACAAAATGGGCCACGACTGAAAGTCCAAACACAAAACagtcaataaaaataaatacaattcatTTAATCcaacagctccccctgctggcagaaATCTTGATCatatcttgaagtgtattcctTAAAAGAACTGAACCctaaacatctgtgtgtttgtttgtccaaCAACACTGCTCATATCAAACATGTACAAAACTGTGAGACACAAAGTGACAGCTTCCTTGGAAACATTACAGTACTGTGACACAACAAAGCAGTTATTATAAATGCAGGGAACAAAAACGAGCTCATCATGTACCTGTGGTGTCGGCTTCAAGTGAAGCTGTAGTTTGACACAAAATTATAAGTTGTcaggcacagagaggagcaCGAATACAAGGGATTGTTGATTAAACTCCTCCATTTCAGAGCATTCACTGATGACAAACTGTTGAAAAGTTACTTGGATGTAACTCAAGATCTATGTGTGTCACCCACACATAGATATGCCAACCTACATTCACACCCAAGAAGTGACAGGAATACTAATGAGGTTATAGTATGAAATGAAGTGTTATAAGTCACACACTTCCtcctttttagtgtttttatcaCAATGAAGCAGCAACAAAACATGTAGGCTACTGTTTTACTCACATAAAGAGACAGGACTTTgactaaattaaaaaataataacagcacTGGCtgatcaaataaaatgaaacttcCAATAAACAAGAATTCATAAGTAAAGTTTTATGTTTACTAAAGATAATGAGTGAATCAGGAAGGAAGTGAAGGTTTGAGGGCAGTCTGCTAACTACAGTCCTCTGAGCTCTCCTgttcattagatgctgctcacTTTAAACCCTGgaagagttttcttgaaggcAGCAGCTAAAACAACCACTTACACAATGAACTGAAAGTAAAGGACGACAACAGCCATGTTACTGGCTGAAGCTGGATGTGTGTTCATGGGAATCATCCTGTGCATCTCAGGTATGAGTTATGTTTTTATATCTTATGTAAAATAAGTAACTCAGAGAACTGAAATGGTTTTTGTGAAATGTAGGAGGAAACATCCGAAATACACAAGTATGACTTGTAACAATCAGCTTTTAAAATGCAATAATGTTCAGATGTTTGCTAACAAAAGCTTCTGTTGAAGGGATGAATGGAGAAGAAAGAACAATCTGTGCTTTAAAAGGTTCTTCAGTGGATCTGTCCTGCTCAGCTCGACATCCCACAGACAGCATGAAATGGTACACTTGGAACAAAGATTCTGTTTGGAGATAGTTATCCACCATTACTCATCTAACATACAACATgtctgaacactcacacactctgaccaTCAATGATCTGAGAGAAACTGATGCTAAcaactgctgctgtgaggatgaGAAGACATGGCTCTGCTGGGAGACAGCATTTAAGCTCATTGTTTCAGGTAGATTGGCTGTTGATAAATATATCTTTAAGAATCAGTATATACGAcacatgacattttaaaagtaaacagcaCTTCCTCAGACCTGCAGGTAAAGGTGTTTCCCACCACTGAGGGACAGACAGTAACACTGATGTGCAGCACCAGCTGTGCTCTGACTGAAAAGCCTGCAGCCTACATCTGGTACAAGAACAGAGAGTTCCTCTATGAGGACTGGTCTCCCTGGTACCAAGAGCTGGTCAGCAGTGAGGAAGCAGTCAGATACTCCTGTGCTATCAAAGGCTACGAGGACCTCAGAGCCCCTGAAGTCTCAGTGGGTGAGTGACAAGGGACGTCTCCTCCTCATGTTACAAATGCTCTGATTAATACACCAATACTGAACCTCTTCTTTGTACTGATTCAGATTCTGTCACAGAGACCTGCTTCACTGTGACCTATGCTGGAGGGAGGATGTGTTCTTATACCCAGACATCAGTGAATGAGTCCTGCTCCATCACACATCCCACAGGTTAgttagtttgtttttatcattgatCATGACAtatgtgttttgacattttagtCAGATATTTCTTTATATACTGACTTGTTAATTATAACCTAAGTTAAATGTATGTATCATCTTCCAACAGAAGTACAGGTTCAATGGATTCCTACATATCAGTCAGTTCAACTGACCTGTAACACCAGCTGTCCAATGACTGACAGTCAAACTGTCTTTACATGGTGGTCCCACAATACAAAGTTTGACACACAAGACCGTCAGCATTCAGTTTACATATACTCTGCTGACAGTTTCTCCTGTGCTGTAAAAGGCCTTGAACATCTGCAGTCTCCCGAAGTCTGTGAGTATGAACCAATCAATGCTCTGACTTACAGAatgacacatgaacacacacagagggctgttAAGAAATATGATGGTCTGAATAATGAGGCATTATACTGCATACAAATAGAATTAGTGGATTATTAGTGGGACTTTAAATGAATCTGGGATAAACCTTTTGACCACTAGGTGTCACTGAGAGTTTAACATTCTGTTATAGTataaactaaatatcaaagtaaaacaaactaAAGTCATAACTGTATGACTACATAtttgtgaacatatgtaaaCTGTATGTTTATCATGTTTATCAGTAAACTactgtgttttctgtatttCAGGTGTGGGTAGGATCTGCTGGAGTGTGAACTATGTCAGGAGGAGAATCTGTGCTCTGCAAGGCTCCTCAGTCAACATCACTAGTCAATACTCATATCCACACCAACCACTGTCAAAATCATGGAATAGAACAAAAACACGAGGTAGGCAGGACGAGGCTGAGCAGGTGACTGAGGATGCAGGTCGTGTGGAGTATCATGACAACATGAGAAATCAACACAACCTGACAATCAAGAACCTGACGGAGGCTGACTCAGCAGAATATTCACTCACAAttcagaaaaatgaaagaacaaggAAACGGTCTCATTTTCCTGGAGTCACTTTGGTCGTCACAGGTAACTCAGAGCATTAAATAACTTGTAACAGTGCTGATGTTACCACAGTGTCTTTGTCCTGCTTTGACTAAACAATGGGACCAAAAATGACCAACTGATCACAGCCTTAGTTTGTTTGTCTCTGGATGCACTTCATAACATGAACATCAACACAAAGCCTGTTTGCACTGCAGCAGTAAGAAAGAGACACTGACTGACTCTCACCATGTTTCAGGTGTCAGAGTGCAGCTGCATCCTGCAGTggtgacagagggacagacagtcagactgaCCTGCAGCACCAGCTGCCCTCTGACTGACACAGCCTACATCTGGTACTTCAACAGTCGACCTCTGAACCTGTCACACagccaaaacaaacacctgCTTCTAGACCCAGTCAGCAGCCAGCATGCAGGAAGATACTACTGTTCAGtcagaagcagcaaaacaagccTCAGCTCCAGTGAGGAGACTCTCACTGTCCGAAGTCTCACAGgaccttcagctgctgctgctgctgctgcaggagtcTGTGCTGGCCTCCTGGTCATGACACCTCTAGTCATCTTCCTTTGGATCAGGTGAGTGAGAACACTCTATTGTAGATCAATCACATGAGTCACATATTGATGTTTACTGTCatccctgattgtgttcactcagcagaaagaggaggacTTCAGCTCAGCCTCCTTCAAGTGATGCAGCAGATGGAACAGAGCAGGTAAAGCCCAGAAATGTAAAGGTTCCTGCTGTACAGTCATACTTTCAGCTTCAAATGACcgtaaatacaaaaacattgaGACGTTTAGAAATCCTGCTAGAGGACATCTTCCTCTGTTCCCCTGCTTCCCTTCAGCTGCACTGACACAGAAGCACAGTGTGACATTAGTTCTATGACTCCTGTTCAGGCAGTAACATTCTACTTAAACACCGCTCGGAGTCAACAAGTGTCCAACAGTGTAAACTCACTTCATGTTCTTCCTTCCTCTTTAGTTAAACCCTGCTCCTGTGTATGAAAACATATCAGCTCAACAGCCACAGCAGGAGGACCTTCACTACAGCAGAGTCCACTTCTTTAAGAAGCAGACTGATCCTGTCTactccaccgtccaaccacatcagcccagagaggaggagcatgCTGCTTATGCTGTTGTGTCTTTTACAACAAGATGAACCCTGAGTGAGACGCTCTTCCTGCACAGCTGGTTCTGAACCCCCTCAGAAACCAGCGTTCTATTTACTGTTTATGAATATTTTTAAAATCCAGGCttactacactgtgtgtgtgtgtgtgtgtggggggtctttctgtctttgcttGGATGTGCTGACACATTTCAACACTTTGTTTAACTGGTCTAATGATGGTGCAGCACAGTGGTTAGTTTGTGGTttactgtcgcctcacagcaagaagatTTCTGAGAATCCGGCtcaggcctttctgtgtggagtttgcatgttctgcCTGTGCCTGCCTCTGGCTTTAAAGCTAAAGATCTAAATGTCTAAagcgtgcttgttaggttaattggtgactttAAACTGCATAGGTGTGAGTGCAAGTTtgtatggttgtttgtctgtgtatgttgccctgtgatggactggcaacctgtccagcGTGTACCCCACCTTTAGCTAGCTGGGATGATCCTGTACTACAGAAAAAAGCGGGTTTAGAAGTTGGATGGATGAATGTTCTAATGAGAAACAGGAGGTCTGCCATAGCTATAACAGTATTTACACGTCAGTAAAGTGCCATGAGACGCACTGCATTTGCTAAGAgggcagacaaagacaaagtacATTGCAAAACATGTCAGATTGTTTGtgctctgctgtttattttttgtatgaGACTTTCTTGGATGTTTTGTATCACATGTCAGATACAGCTGAATAAATGCTATCTGCTATCTAATTGCTCTGGGGAATATATCTGACCACATTCTGATGACCTGCACTACAATGTTGGAACATGAATAAGTACATTAGTACTATGACTTAGTGATTTTTATTACATATACTACATGTCCTCATCCTGAGAGAAATCAGTTCATTTGTCAGTGCATTCTGATCTCTGGCCACATTCTGGATGTTAGCCACTGCCATTTTTTGCgcacttaaaaataaaatgtgagactggaattttttaaatattgaaatTCATAAAGATATTCAAAATCTAAAAGCTAGACTGAAGAAGTGAgcttttgtttaatattttaatgaaatatataatgaaatataatattaaatagcTCAAATGCTAAAAGGAATCCCAATCTCTTTGGGTTAAAGTGTGGAGTGATGTCATGTCCACCATGCCACTCCTGTTTTATTGGCCTTAGTTTGCATATAAGTCAGATCACAAATAGCCAAGTGTCACTGACTGCCTGCTTTGACGATGTTCATGTATGAGAAATTTAAGCCTCCAGCCTCCAAatgtgaagaggaagaggataaaaattataatatttataatgttttaaaaataaaagacacagaAATCACAATTAACTGTTCAGATCAGAATctgaattcctttatttatccttGAGGGGGAATTCATTGCTTTACACTTTATATTCTGATGTTGTTGTTAGCACTTTGCTTGTGCAAAATGTCTTTAATCCAGTCCgtgtaaaaacagacattcaaGAACAGAGCTGGTAGCTCACAGGCATATTCACCAACACCTGAAATGATGCCGTAAATCATATTGTTGTAAACCACTCCACCACCGGAGTCACCctaagagagagaaaaagttaGTAACTTAAATTTAGTTCCAAAACATGTGATAACTAGAAGATAGAGCTAATATTACAAGCCATGTCAACTTACTTTACATGTATtcactgttttttctttgcCACAGAACCAGTTTCCAAATGGCTCATTTGGAAATAACTTCTGGATTTGCTTTCTGATTGTTTCACAGGTGCTAATCTGCATTTCTGCACATTGGAGCTTTTCAGGCTGACCAGGCACTGTACAAatggttttaaaataaatatgtttttcaaaGGAAATTGAGCTGCAGGTGATCAATCAGTCTTACCTTTTTTTCTATTCCTATCAATTTGATAACCACCATTTCCTGCAACTTCAACTTTTTtacctctaaaaaaaaaatcaaaaagttATTATCTTCCATTTCAATCCGTTTTTTCtcagcacaaaacaaaatattagaAATACCACATCTGCCCATCCACCT
Encoded proteins:
- the LOC114427658 gene encoding carcinoembryonic antigen-related cell adhesion molecule 21-like codes for the protein MRNQHNLTIKNLTEADSAEYSLTIQKNERTRKRSHFPGVTLVVTGVRVQLHPAVVTEGQTVRLTCSTSCPLTDTAYIWYFNSRPLNLSHSQNKHLLLDPVSSQHAGRYYCSVRSSKTSLSSSEETLTVRSLTGPSAAAAAAAGVCAGLLVMTPLVIFLWISRKRRTSAQPPSSDAADGTEQLNPAPVYENISAQQPQQEDLHYSRVHFFKKQTDPVYSTVQPHQPREEEHAAYAVVSFTTR